The Alteripontixanthobacter sp. genome has a window encoding:
- a CDS encoding SDR family NAD(P)-dependent oxidoreductase, with amino-acid sequence MSMFEGKVAIVTGASSGIGKATAKLLAERGATVVCAARREDEIAELSQSIRDGGGKASHICTDVAEASDVEAMVAHAAETHGRLDIAVNNAGIGAEVFPVVDTPDEWWDRVQNTNLRGNFLCLKYEARAMLAAGNGGAIVNVGSVNSLLGCPMAAAYCASKAGQLALTTSASAELASQGIRVNLMCPGVTDTPLHHEIKGNLGAEAFEAVKAGIHLQRFGEAEEIARAVAFLCSDEASFVTGTTLTADGGFHLTL; translated from the coding sequence ATGAGTATGTTCGAAGGCAAAGTCGCCATCGTAACCGGCGCGAGCAGCGGTATCGGCAAGGCGACCGCCAAATTGCTTGCAGAGCGCGGTGCTACCGTCGTTTGCGCAGCACGGCGCGAGGACGAAATCGCGGAACTTTCGCAAAGCATTCGCGATGGCGGCGGCAAGGCCAGCCATATCTGTACCGATGTCGCCGAGGCATCCGATGTTGAAGCGATGGTCGCGCACGCTGCCGAAACGCACGGACGGCTCGACATTGCGGTCAACAATGCGGGGATCGGTGCCGAAGTCTTTCCGGTTGTCGATACGCCTGACGAATGGTGGGACCGGGTTCAGAATACCAACCTGCGAGGCAACTTTCTTTGCCTCAAATACGAGGCGCGCGCCATGCTCGCCGCTGGCAATGGCGGAGCAATTGTCAATGTCGGCTCGGTCAATTCATTGCTGGGTTGCCCGATGGCTGCGGCTTATTGCGCATCGAAGGCGGGGCAGCTTGCCCTAACCACCTCGGCATCGGCTGAACTGGCCTCGCAAGGGATACGGGTGAACCTCATGTGCCCCGGCGTTACTGACACGCCGCTGCACCACGAGATAAAGGGTAATTTAGGCGCCGAAGCCTTTGAGGCGGTCAAGGCAGGAATCCATCTGCAACGGTTCGGCGAAGCCGAGGAAATCGCACGCGCAGTCGCATTTCTGTGCTCGGACGAAGCAAGCTTCGTCACAGGCACCACGTTGACCGCCGATGGCGGGTTTCATCTCACACTATGA
- a CDS encoding sulfotransferase domain-containing protein, with protein sequence MLVREPQNTIRTWHTDTRIWCDFELRADDILICTPPKTGTTWTQRIVSMLLHQSAEPRPFIDEQPWLDARFTPQAEIAEALSQTPGVRSLKSHSPLTALPLHDDVLYINVARDPRDAAMSFHNHATHYAAEFEETLDQSGLGDPQIARPYPRAPADARISFRRWLRDPACAPFDDFTIAEFLELERSFWDERHRPNVLLVHYNDLKADLAGEIRRIGEFCGIETPEQLMAQIVDAAGFSSMKRDGAKMLGVINVAFEGGADTFLHKGTNDRWKGVLTNGDLAEYRAVIEASLPGDLAAWLEQGRLALEGDAAVDGGDAASIAAERGAA encoded by the coding sequence ATGCTCGTAAGAGAACCACAGAACACCATTCGCACCTGGCATACCGACACGCGGATCTGGTGCGATTTCGAATTGCGTGCAGACGACATACTGATCTGTACGCCGCCGAAGACCGGGACCACCTGGACGCAGCGCATCGTCAGCATGTTGCTTCATCAATCGGCAGAGCCCCGCCCCTTCATCGATGAGCAACCGTGGCTGGATGCGCGCTTCACGCCGCAGGCAGAGATTGCCGAAGCCTTGTCCCAGACGCCCGGAGTGCGTTCGCTCAAAAGTCATTCGCCGCTGACTGCGCTGCCGCTCCACGACGACGTCCTCTACATCAACGTCGCACGCGATCCGCGCGATGCGGCAATGTCATTTCACAATCACGCGACGCATTATGCAGCGGAGTTCGAAGAGACGCTGGACCAGAGCGGCCTCGGCGACCCGCAGATCGCCCGCCCCTATCCCAGAGCGCCGGCGGATGCGCGAATATCCTTTCGCCGCTGGCTGCGCGATCCTGCCTGTGCCCCTTTCGATGATTTCACCATCGCCGAGTTCTTGGAGCTGGAGCGCAGTTTCTGGGACGAGCGGCACCGCCCGAACGTCCTGCTTGTCCATTACAACGATCTGAAAGCCGACCTCGCAGGCGAGATACGCCGCATCGGCGAATTTTGCGGGATCGAGACGCCCGAACAGCTGATGGCGCAAATCGTCGATGCAGCCGGCTTTTCGAGCATGAAACGCGACGGTGCCAAGATGCTTGGCGTTATCAACGTCGCCTTCGAGGGCGGCGCAGACACCTTCCTCCACAAGGGCACCAATGACCGCTGGAAGGGTGTGCTGACCAACGGGGATCTCGCCGAATACCGCGCTGTAATCGAAGCCTCGTTACCGGGCGATCTGGCGGCCTGGCTCGAGCAGGGACGGCTCGCTCTTGAAGGCGATGCTGCGGTTGATGGCGGTGACGCTGCCTCGATCGCGGCAGAACGAGGAGCGGCATGA
- a CDS encoding DUF4440 domain-containing protein, translating into MKKRLFAAVLAVAALSACSGPGPAPSPDRAEVAAQVRQNVGAIVTAYNARDAESALAMNAPDTRVMSHGLPNMDRDENLAMIRQHVTDPALHLEIDNEEVDVAEAGDIALYSATYEWQFSDPETGGVATERGNWVMVFKRQADGSMKVYREIISDLPEGS; encoded by the coding sequence ATGAAGAAGCGATTATTCGCAGCTGTGCTGGCCGTGGCGGCGCTGAGCGCATGTAGCGGACCCGGGCCCGCCCCGTCTCCCGATCGCGCCGAGGTCGCGGCGCAAGTAAGACAGAACGTCGGTGCCATCGTCACCGCCTATAATGCACGCGATGCCGAAAGCGCGCTGGCGATGAACGCGCCCGATACGCGCGTGATGTCCCATGGCCTGCCGAACATGGACCGGGACGAGAACCTCGCCATGATCCGCCAGCACGTAACCGACCCCGCGCTCCATCTGGAGATCGACAACGAGGAAGTGGATGTCGCCGAAGCCGGCGACATAGCGCTCTACTCCGCGACCTACGAATGGCAGTTCAGCGATCCCGAAACCGGCGGGGTGGCAACCGAGCGGGGCAATTGGGTCATGGTGTTCAAGCGCCAGGCCGACGGTTCGATGAAGGTCTACCGCGAGATCATCTCCGACCTGCCGGAAGGGTCGTGA
- a CDS encoding nuclear transport factor 2 family protein, with translation MTKALEIVQQIYAAVGAGDMQKAASLMAEDVRWMEAENFTLSDRNPYVGPKAVIEGVFARLGNEVDNFGLAPERFIANETSVVMEGRYTGTGKATGKPFNPQIAHVWTVDDDRITSYQQHVDTLAVARATGKVD, from the coding sequence ATGACCAAGGCACTCGAAATCGTGCAGCAAATCTACGCTGCAGTGGGCGCGGGCGACATGCAAAAGGCTGCTTCGCTCATGGCCGAGGATGTACGCTGGATGGAGGCGGAAAATTTCACGCTCTCCGACCGCAATCCCTATGTCGGGCCGAAGGCCGTGATCGAAGGCGTATTCGCGCGGTTGGGCAACGAGGTCGATAATTTCGGTCTCGCACCCGAACGTTTTATCGCCAACGAGACGAGTGTGGTCATGGAAGGCCGTTATACCGGTACGGGAAAGGCCACCGGCAAACCCTTCAACCCGCAAATCGCTCATGTCTGGACGGTCGATGACGACAGGATCACCTCATATCAGCAACACGTAGACACCCTTGCCGTAGCGCGCGCGACGGGGAAGGTCGACTGA
- a CDS encoding SMP-30/gluconolactonase/LRE family protein — MMRGVSTLARASVLSLTTACLVVSNVAAQEVAESGAVNYLTGDPATWPQELEATVAAPDNHRVLLENDQVRVLEVTLAPGEVEPLHFHRWPSVLHIQQAGQWIDRDAAGNVIFDSREAPEMTYPLTLWKGPEAPHSPVNLSDDVEVRLIRVELKSQPSVTPRATNFELFPQDRTLTHAEDGVVLPDGRLLVGDWEHGLVTLAADGTKRPFGDFAAADFRTKPDPLWNSPNGIAFEPDGRHVLVADITGGHIYRADTQTEQVTLIYDHPYGVNSAVRDPSGAIWFTQSTRNEAGEASEARMFAAADKPLGDGSVWRIAPEELGQTNPAAVEVVSGLDFANGIAFDAARQKLYVAEIMQSRILSFAVDPETGELGDQRILATLPTPDNIELGPDGMLWVASPFANAVYRVDPDTGDRQTIFSPTTDTNAQIVAETARRLDAGEPVLPLLTPAMWGPLPGLVTGVILAPDGTVYVSNLGDALVRLENGETGPFEANTGGEQIALKKAIADWVDIYNRNDWALLAEQFTQDAVMLPPNAPAIVGRGAIAAWEAANEEGFRIALRPDEIVVSGDRAIIRGRSCVFVPLPDGSTGVDVGKFLEVRLRQPDGRWLISHDIFNSDLAAGSELADTCPDETAKSIVRSEGAADAPAPGGASNLIPILDNRTRVILEGIRSGDVTEIMALYGPGALYSTDNATLLSKPEAVEAFWVSVAASPAYDATLEVLRIERLGPEAFVEIQKYDVFDEAGERLFGGYASLLWRKVGGRWVIAADVSN; from the coding sequence ATGATGCGCGGCGTCTCTACGCTTGCCAGGGCGTCGGTCCTGTCGCTGACAACTGCCTGTCTGGTCGTTTCGAATGTGGCCGCGCAAGAAGTCGCCGAGAGCGGCGCGGTTAATTACCTAACCGGCGATCCTGCAACCTGGCCACAGGAACTGGAAGCCACTGTCGCGGCACCGGACAACCACCGGGTATTGCTGGAAAACGACCAAGTCCGCGTCCTCGAAGTGACGCTCGCGCCCGGAGAGGTCGAGCCGCTGCATTTCCACCGCTGGCCCAGCGTTCTGCATATCCAGCAAGCAGGGCAATGGATCGATCGCGACGCGGCGGGGAACGTCATTTTCGACTCCCGCGAAGCGCCGGAAATGACTTACCCTCTGACGCTCTGGAAAGGCCCCGAAGCGCCGCATTCACCCGTCAACCTCAGCGACGATGTCGAAGTGCGCCTCATCCGCGTGGAACTGAAGTCCCAACCATCCGTGACCCCCCGGGCCACGAATTTCGAGCTTTTCCCCCAGGACCGCACGCTCACCCACGCCGAGGATGGCGTCGTGTTGCCCGATGGCCGCTTGCTGGTCGGAGACTGGGAACACGGCCTCGTGACCCTGGCGGCCGATGGCACAAAGCGTCCGTTCGGCGATTTTGCGGCGGCGGATTTCCGGACGAAGCCCGATCCCCTCTGGAACAGTCCGAACGGCATCGCCTTCGAACCGGATGGCCGCCATGTCCTCGTCGCCGACATTACCGGCGGACACATCTACCGCGCCGATACGCAGACCGAGCAGGTCACGCTGATCTACGATCATCCCTACGGCGTAAACTCGGCCGTTCGCGATCCTTCAGGCGCGATCTGGTTCACCCAGTCGACCCGGAACGAAGCCGGCGAAGCGTCAGAGGCGCGCATGTTCGCAGCCGCAGACAAACCGCTCGGCGATGGATCGGTCTGGCGGATAGCGCCCGAAGAACTCGGCCAGACCAACCCAGCCGCGGTGGAAGTGGTTTCGGGCCTCGACTTTGCAAATGGCATTGCCTTCGATGCAGCACGCCAGAAGCTGTATGTCGCCGAGATCATGCAAAGCCGTATCCTGAGCTTTGCGGTCGATCCCGAGACAGGCGAACTCGGCGACCAGCGGATTCTTGCGACCCTGCCGACCCCCGACAATATCGAACTCGGCCCGGATGGAATGCTCTGGGTGGCAAGCCCCTTTGCCAATGCCGTGTACCGGGTCGATCCCGATACCGGCGACCGCCAAACGATCTTCAGCCCTACCACCGACACAAACGCGCAAATTGTCGCCGAAACCGCGCGGCGGCTGGATGCGGGCGAACCCGTGCTCCCGCTGCTCACACCGGCAATGTGGGGGCCGCTTCCCGGGCTTGTGACGGGCGTAATTCTTGCCCCCGACGGGACCGTCTACGTCTCGAATCTCGGCGATGCGCTGGTGCGGCTCGAGAACGGTGAGACTGGCCCCTTCGAGGCGAACACCGGCGGCGAACAAATCGCTCTTAAAAAGGCAATCGCCGATTGGGTGGATATCTACAACCGCAACGACTGGGCGCTGTTAGCCGAACAGTTCACCCAAGATGCCGTGATGTTGCCGCCAAACGCACCGGCAATCGTGGGGCGAGGGGCCATCGCCGCCTGGGAGGCCGCCAATGAGGAAGGCTTTCGGATAGCTCTCAGGCCAGACGAGATTGTTGTCAGCGGTGACAGGGCAATTATTCGTGGTCGGTCTTGCGTATTCGTTCCGCTTCCGGACGGTAGCACCGGCGTTGACGTAGGCAAATTTCTCGAAGTGAGACTTCGCCAGCCTGATGGGCGCTGGCTGATCAGCCACGACATTTTTAACTCTGATTTGGCGGCGGGAAGCGAACTTGCCGATACCTGTCCGGACGAAACCGCCAAGAGCATTGTCCGAAGCGAAGGGGCAGCGGATGCGCCTGCACCAGGCGGTGCGTCCAACCTGATACCGATCCTCGACAACCGCACCCGCGTCATCCTCGAAGGAATACGCTCCGGCGATGTGACTGAGATCATGGCGCTTTATGGCCCTGGCGCGCTCTATTCGACGGACAATGCGACGCTGCTTTCCAAACCCGAGGCGGTCGAAGCCTTCTGGGTCAGCGTCGCAGCCAGCCCAGCGTATGACGCGACGCTCGAAGTGCTGCGGATCGAACGGCTCGGCCCTGAGGCCTTCGTGGAAATCCAGAAATATGACGTTTTCGACGAAGCGGGCGAGCGGCTCTTCGGCGGCTACGCCTCGCTGCTGTGGCGCAAGGTGGGAGGCCGCTGGGTTATCGCAGCGGACGTGTCGAACTGA
- a CDS encoding nuclear transport factor 2 family protein, translating to MTNKEVIEALYAAFAAGDIPAVTALMADDIHWSEAEGNKLADRSPYIGPQAVVEGVFQRLAKDFETFEVEIDTILSQGALVVTAGRYRGTGRGSGVTIAPRIASFWTVKDGKIAAFQQHVDTLILAKAVGGPE from the coding sequence ATGACCAACAAGGAAGTGATCGAAGCGCTGTACGCCGCTTTCGCCGCTGGCGACATTCCTGCGGTTACGGCGTTGATGGCCGACGACATCCATTGGAGCGAGGCGGAAGGCAACAAGCTCGCCGACCGTAGCCCCTATATTGGCCCGCAAGCCGTGGTGGAGGGGGTGTTCCAGAGGCTCGCGAAGGATTTTGAAACCTTCGAAGTCGAAATCGACACCATTCTTTCGCAGGGAGCCCTGGTGGTGACGGCTGGCCGTTACCGGGGAACAGGGAGGGGGAGCGGCGTCACGATTGCGCCGCGGATCGCCAGTTTCTGGACGGTAAAAGACGGCAAGATCGCCGCTTTTCAGCAACACGTGGACACGCTCATCCTCGCCAAGGCGGTCGGTGGCCCGGAATGA
- a CDS encoding SDR family NAD(P)-dependent oxidoreductase, whose translation MDQGHSEAGNGELIMSKKIDKLSGLCVITGASSGIGLELAKLAAKDGCELVLAADRDLAVAEDAVRQCGAASVETVQADLATRDGLAALVEALKGRTPDVLLANAGHGLGEAFLDQDWQDIAHVIHTNVTGTTWLLHHVGQKMRAKNAGRILVTGSIAGHIPGAFQLVYNSTKSYVDYFCFGLRNELKETDVVISCLMPGVTDTQFFDRAGLENTSVGRSDNKDDPAMVAKAGYEALLEGDAHTVSGFMNKVQDAFAGVIPDTVLAQMHRRMAEPHDR comes from the coding sequence ATGGACCAAGGTCATTCTGAAGCCGGGAATGGAGAACTGATCATGAGCAAAAAAATAGACAAGCTGTCAGGTCTTTGCGTGATCACTGGCGCCTCGAGCGGCATCGGACTGGAACTTGCAAAACTGGCGGCCAAAGATGGTTGCGAGCTAGTGCTAGCGGCCGACCGCGATCTTGCGGTCGCCGAAGATGCGGTGCGTCAATGCGGCGCAGCCAGCGTCGAGACTGTCCAAGCCGATCTAGCCACCCGTGACGGACTCGCCGCCCTCGTAGAGGCCCTCAAGGGGCGGACACCGGACGTTCTGCTGGCCAATGCGGGGCATGGGCTGGGCGAGGCCTTCCTAGATCAGGATTGGCAAGACATCGCCCATGTCATTCACACCAATGTAACCGGCACAACATGGTTGCTGCACCACGTCGGACAAAAAATGCGGGCGAAGAATGCAGGTCGCATACTCGTCACCGGTTCGATCGCCGGACATATCCCCGGCGCTTTCCAACTCGTCTACAACAGCACCAAAAGCTACGTCGACTATTTCTGCTTCGGCCTTCGAAATGAACTCAAGGAGACCGATGTGGTCATCTCGTGCCTGATGCCCGGAGTTACCGATACGCAGTTCTTCGACCGCGCCGGGCTGGAGAATACCAGCGTCGGCCGATCGGACAACAAGGACGATCCCGCGATGGTTGCCAAAGCAGGGTACGAGGCGCTGTTGGAAGGCGATGCGCACACGGTCAGCGGGTTCATGAACAAGGTCCAGGACGCCTTTGCCGGCGTAATCCCGGATACGGTTCTCGCCCAAATGCATCGGCGCATGGCCGAACCGCATGACCGCTAA
- a CDS encoding glucose 1-dehydrogenase, translating to MTFAQPSFDLIGRVAIVTGGNRGIGRSIALGLAHSGASVAILARDGDRNAAVENEIESIGVSAYADTLDVTDRDLLAPAMNHVEQALGPVDILVNNAGNADISGGVLGQSEDGWDTAVATHLDAVMLLSKIAATSMQARGHGKIINLASMYAIFGAGGLPSYAAVKGAVVQLTKSMAIELAPHGIQVNAIAPGWIATEMTQIARDDPGWADFQTMLLARTPMGRWGEPDECAGAAVFLASDAARFVTGVTLPVDGGYSVF from the coding sequence ATGACCTTCGCCCAACCGTCCTTCGATCTCATTGGCCGTGTCGCGATCGTGACCGGCGGCAATCGCGGGATCGGACGCTCTATCGCGCTCGGGCTCGCCCATAGCGGCGCTTCGGTGGCGATCCTTGCGCGCGATGGCGACCGCAACGCCGCAGTCGAAAACGAGATCGAGTCCATCGGCGTGTCTGCCTATGCGGATACGCTCGACGTGACCGACCGGGACTTGCTCGCCCCTGCAATGAACCATGTCGAACAGGCGCTGGGGCCGGTGGATATCCTCGTCAACAATGCGGGGAACGCGGACATTAGCGGCGGCGTGCTGGGCCAGTCGGAGGACGGCTGGGATACTGCCGTGGCCACTCATCTCGACGCGGTCATGCTGCTTTCGAAGATTGCCGCCACATCTATGCAGGCGCGCGGTCACGGCAAGATTATCAACCTTGCCAGCATGTATGCGATTTTCGGTGCGGGCGGCTTGCCATCCTATGCCGCCGTCAAGGGCGCGGTCGTCCAGCTGACGAAATCCATGGCCATCGAGCTGGCCCCGCACGGCATTCAGGTGAACGCCATCGCGCCCGGCTGGATCGCCACCGAAATGACCCAGATCGCCCGCGACGATCCAGGCTGGGCAGACTTCCAGACCATGCTGCTGGCGCGCACGCCGATGGGGCGCTGGGGCGAACCCGACGAATGCGCTGGGGCCGCGGTGTTCCTTGCCAGCGATGCAGCCCGCTTCGTGACCGGTGTCACCCTGCCGGTCGACGGCGGATATTCGGTTTTTTGA
- a CDS encoding protocatechuate 3,4-dioxygenase, giving the protein MTKFNTSMSRRRFALGAACTAGLAATGVARARQVLAPTPEQALGPFYPTGYTGEDDFDMTHLEGHSERARGDVIEVSGRVLDRYGNPMRGAMVELWQANDAGRYAHANDVSTGALDPNFQGVARLVTGPSGEWRIKTIKPRFYDTPLGLRTPHIHFDIQGAAHRLVTQMYFDDEAEQNARDFVYAPLGEQAAATVAKTTAPATYRWDVVLMDAAS; this is encoded by the coding sequence ATGACCAAATTCAATACCTCGATGTCGCGCCGTCGCTTCGCTCTCGGCGCTGCTTGCACTGCCGGCTTGGCGGCAACCGGTGTAGCGCGCGCCCGGCAAGTGTTGGCACCGACCCCCGAACAGGCGCTCGGCCCCTTCTATCCCACCGGCTACACTGGCGAAGACGATTTCGACATGACCCATCTTGAGGGTCATTCAGAACGTGCGCGGGGCGATGTGATCGAGGTTAGCGGGCGCGTCCTAGATCGGTATGGCAACCCAATGCGCGGCGCGATGGTCGAGCTTTGGCAAGCCAATGACGCCGGACGCTACGCCCATGCGAACGACGTCAGCACAGGCGCGCTCGATCCCAACTTTCAGGGCGTTGCCCGGCTCGTGACCGGACCATCCGGCGAATGGCGGATCAAGACGATCAAACCGCGCTTCTACGATACGCCGCTGGGTCTGCGCACTCCGCATATCCATTTCGACATTCAAGGTGCCGCCCACCGGCTCGTCACGCAGATGTATTTCGACGACGAAGCCGAACAGAATGCGAGGGACTTCGTCTACGCGCCGCTTGGCGAGCAGGCCGCTGCGACAGTCGCCAAGACGACCGCACCAGCCACCTATCGTTGGGACGTAGTGCTGATGGACGCGGCTTCGTGA
- a CDS encoding zinc-dependent alcohol dehydrogenase: MRALTWHGTGDVRVDTVSDPEIINSRDAIIKITSTAICGSDLHLYDGVIPGVKPGDVLGHEFMGEVVETGLGSNLKKGQRVVVPFTISCGGCFHCKQQQYSACDNSNPVEKQDMSATLYGQPMSALFGYSHLTGGYSGGQAEYVRVPFSDVGPIVIPDHLDDDQVLFLSDILPTGWMGAENADIQPDDTVAVWGCGPVGLFAIQSAIVMGASKVIAIDHYPNRLALAKQLGAQTIDFRETDVREALMEMSGGIGVDAVIDAVGMESHGFAIDNMIDVVKQKVGMGFDRASALKQAILAVRFGGKVSIPGVYGGMSDKWPLGAMMEKGLQIRGGQTHVQKYTEDLLAKIEDGTLDTTFLISHRLPLEQAAEGYKNFKEQQNEWTKVILKPGMEN, translated from the coding sequence ATGCGTGCACTTACTTGGCATGGAACCGGAGATGTTCGCGTCGATACCGTCAGCGATCCGGAAATCATCAACTCGCGCGATGCGATTATCAAAATCACCAGCACCGCCATATGTGGATCCGACCTCCATTTGTACGATGGCGTCATACCCGGCGTGAAGCCGGGCGATGTGCTTGGTCACGAATTTATGGGCGAGGTGGTGGAAACCGGATTGGGCAGCAATCTTAAAAAGGGACAGCGGGTCGTCGTCCCGTTTACGATCAGCTGCGGCGGCTGCTTCCATTGCAAGCAGCAGCAATATTCGGCCTGTGACAATTCCAACCCGGTTGAAAAGCAGGATATGTCGGCCACCCTTTATGGCCAGCCAATGTCCGCGCTGTTCGGCTATTCGCACCTGACCGGCGGCTATTCCGGCGGACAGGCTGAATATGTCCGCGTGCCCTTTTCCGATGTCGGGCCGATCGTAATTCCCGACCATCTGGACGATGACCAGGTTCTGTTCCTGTCCGATATCCTCCCAACCGGATGGATGGGCGCAGAAAATGCCGACATCCAGCCGGACGATACCGTTGCTGTTTGGGGCTGCGGCCCGGTCGGATTGTTCGCTATCCAGTCAGCCATCGTCATGGGCGCATCAAAGGTAATCGCGATCGACCATTATCCGAACCGCCTGGCGCTAGCGAAGCAACTGGGCGCGCAGACTATCGATTTCCGTGAAACCGATGTGCGCGAAGCATTGATGGAAATGTCCGGCGGGATTGGCGTGGATGCCGTCATCGACGCGGTCGGTATGGAGTCCCACGGCTTTGCGATCGACAACATGATTGATGTCGTAAAGCAGAAAGTCGGGATGGGGTTTGACCGCGCCAGTGCCCTCAAACAGGCGATCCTTGCGGTCCGTTTTGGCGGGAAGGTCTCAATTCCCGGTGTCTATGGCGGGATGAGCGACAAATGGCCACTCGGTGCGATGATGGAAAAGGGCCTGCAGATCCGCGGCGGCCAGACCCATGTCCAGAAATACACCGAGGACCTTCTGGCGAAAATCGAAGACGGAACGCTCGATACGACGTTTCTGATCAGCCACCGGCTACCTCTCGAACAGGCGGCCGAAGGCTACAAGAACTTCAAGGAACAGCAGAACGAATGGACCAAGGTCATTCTGAAGCCGGGAATGGAGAACTGA
- a CDS encoding NAD(P)H-dependent oxidoreductase — protein sequence MPLTAIALNCSLKKSSDEASSTDAMIAVLKKHLANQDVELSETLRIADYNVVPGVTSDEGEGDEWPELREKILNHDILVFGGPIWMGQIGSIAKRVLERMDAFLDETDDKDRMPSYGKVAIAAIVGNEDGAHWSSAQLFQSLNDTGWTIPAGAACYWVGEAMGSKDFRELEQTPDAVTKTAATCARNAAHLAGLLKGQNYPGSQS from the coding sequence ATGCCCCTTACCGCAATCGCTCTAAATTGCTCGCTCAAGAAATCTTCCGACGAAGCCAGTTCGACCGATGCCATGATCGCCGTGCTGAAGAAACATCTTGCCAATCAGGATGTCGAATTGTCCGAAACCCTCCGGATTGCGGATTACAACGTCGTACCCGGGGTGACATCGGACGAGGGCGAAGGCGATGAATGGCCCGAACTTCGCGAGAAAATTCTGAACCACGATATTCTAGTTTTTGGCGGGCCGATCTGGATGGGCCAGATTGGTTCGATTGCCAAACGGGTGCTGGAACGCATGGATGCCTTTCTCGATGAAACCGATGATAAGGACCGCATGCCGAGCTATGGCAAAGTAGCCATTGCGGCGATCGTGGGTAACGAGGACGGCGCCCATTGGAGCTCCGCCCAGCTGTTCCAGTCGCTCAACGATACCGGGTGGACCATCCCCGCCGGGGCGGCTTGTTACTGGGTTGGCGAAGCAATGGGCAGCAAGGATTTCAGGGAACTCGAACAGACGCCTGATGCCGTCACGAAAACCGCCGCAACCTGCGCGAGAAATGCCGCCCATCTGGCGGGGCTGTTAAAAGGGCAGAATTATCCTGGTTCGCAAAGCTAA
- a CDS encoding GFA family protein, which yields MTETHKGRCHCGAATLRFTGKSESTFFCHCQDCQRTTGSPFSVELMVTRDGFASAGDLSTYTVSGDSGQGVHRRSCAKCGSGLFLECDADPDYVFVKAGALDDATLVEPEMHIFVSAKQPWVKIADGLPQFERMPPE from the coding sequence ATGACTGAAACCCACAAAGGACGCTGCCATTGCGGTGCCGCAACGCTGCGATTTACGGGCAAATCGGAATCCACATTTTTCTGCCATTGCCAGGATTGCCAACGCACGACAGGAAGCCCGTTCTCGGTGGAATTGATGGTCACGCGCGATGGCTTTGCGAGTGCGGGCGATCTTTCCACCTACACCGTGTCAGGGGATTCCGGGCAGGGCGTGCACCGACGAAGCTGCGCGAAATGCGGCTCCGGCTTATTCCTAGAATGCGATGCCGATCCCGATTACGTTTTTGTGAAAGCAGGCGCGCTCGACGATGCAACCTTGGTCGAGCCAGAAATGCACATCTTCGTCAGCGCCAAGCAGCCATGGGTGAAAATCGCCGATGGCCTGCCGCAATTCGAAAGGATGCCTCCCGAATGA